In one window of Frigoriglobus tundricola DNA:
- a CDS encoding aldo/keto reductase: MGENNGPDRRDFLHASAAVPLAAGLAAAVAPPNEKAGTKVPLRAFGTAKDQVSALGLGGATLASAPSYEAAEKIVREALEAGVTFLDNAWEYADGRAEEWMGRAIKGRRDGLFLMTKVCSHGRDKATALKQLDESLKRLGTDHLDLWQIHEVVYWDDPDRHFAKGGAVEALEDAKQAGKVRYVGFTGHKHPSIHLKMLSFDFPFDAVQMPLNPFDATYRSFEREVLPVVNKKGMAAIGMKSFGGDGRPIIKGAVTAEEALRYAMSLPVAVTVSGIDSLTVLRQNLAVARGFVPMPAAEMDALRKRVAPEAADGHLELYKSSARYEGKAGREQHGFPPADELPL; the protein is encoded by the coding sequence ATGGGTGAGAACAACGGACCGGATCGCCGGGACTTCCTCCACGCGAGCGCGGCCGTGCCGCTGGCCGCCGGTCTCGCGGCGGCGGTGGCACCGCCGAACGAAAAAGCGGGTACGAAGGTGCCGTTGCGCGCCTTCGGCACGGCGAAGGACCAGGTTTCGGCCCTGGGTCTGGGCGGCGCCACCCTCGCGAGCGCCCCGTCCTACGAGGCAGCCGAGAAGATCGTCCGCGAGGCCCTCGAGGCGGGCGTGACGTTCCTCGACAACGCCTGGGAGTACGCCGACGGGCGGGCCGAGGAGTGGATGGGCAGGGCCATCAAGGGGCGCCGGGACGGCCTCTTCCTTATGACGAAAGTCTGCTCGCACGGGCGCGACAAGGCGACGGCCCTGAAGCAACTGGACGAGTCGCTCAAGCGGCTGGGGACGGACCACCTGGACCTGTGGCAGATTCACGAGGTGGTGTACTGGGACGACCCGGACCGTCACTTTGCAAAGGGCGGTGCCGTGGAGGCCCTGGAGGACGCGAAGCAGGCCGGTAAGGTGCGGTACGTCGGGTTCACCGGGCACAAGCACCCCTCGATCCACCTGAAGATGCTCTCGTTCGACTTCCCGTTCGACGCGGTGCAGATGCCCCTCAACCCGTTCGACGCGACGTACCGGAGCTTCGAGCGGGAGGTGCTCCCGGTGGTGAACAAGAAGGGCATGGCGGCCATCGGGATGAAGAGCTTCGGCGGGGACGGGCGGCCGATCATCAAGGGCGCGGTGACGGCCGAGGAGGCGCTGCGGTACGCGATGAGCCTGCCCGTGGCGGTGACCGTATCGGGGATCGACTCGCTGACGGTGCTGCGGCAGAACCTGGCGGTGGCACGGGGGTTCGTACCGATGCCAGCGGCCGAGATGGACGCGCTGAGAAAGCGAGTCGCCCCGGAGGCGGCCGACGGGCACCTGGAGTTATACAAGTCGTCGGCCCGGTACGAGGGCAAGGCGGGGCGCGAACAGCACGGGTTCCCGCCGGCCGATGAACTCCCGCTCTGA
- a CDS encoding SDR family oxidoreductase, with protein sequence MIVVTGATGKLGAAIIESLLEGTSAADVVASVREPGKAHALVALGVDVRQGDFDRPDTLVRSFDGADRLLLISASGIDHEGRAAQHRRAIRAAVEAGVGHVFYTSLLPGDGSVAYVMKAHLDTEADLRSSGLAFTILRNGAYAEGWRLYLGDVSGGEAVVPGDGPVSWVSRSDLADGTARLLLGAGHAGETRNLTGPGAIDLKGTAGILGRVRARPIVRRIVPVEDYVSRAVAAGKTEEFAREWATTYFGLERGEFGKVDPFLGALVGRPLRTLEEVLAQAAHD encoded by the coding sequence ATGATCGTTGTCACGGGGGCCACCGGCAAGCTGGGCGCGGCAATCATCGAGAGCTTACTCGAGGGCACCTCGGCGGCCGATGTGGTCGCGAGCGTTCGTGAACCCGGCAAAGCCCACGCCCTCGTGGCCCTGGGCGTGGACGTGCGCCAGGGCGATTTCGACCGGCCGGATACGCTGGTCCGGTCCTTCGACGGTGCCGACCGCTTGCTCCTCATCTCGGCGAGCGGAATCGACCACGAGGGCCGGGCCGCCCAGCACCGGCGAGCCATTCGCGCGGCGGTGGAGGCGGGCGTCGGCCACGTGTTCTACACGAGCCTGCTTCCCGGCGACGGCTCGGTGGCGTACGTCATGAAGGCGCACCTCGACACGGAGGCCGATCTGAGATCGTCGGGGCTGGCCTTTACGATCCTGCGGAACGGCGCGTACGCCGAGGGTTGGCGGCTTTATCTCGGGGACGTTTCCGGCGGCGAAGCGGTGGTGCCGGGGGACGGTCCGGTGTCGTGGGTGTCGCGGAGCGATCTGGCGGACGGGACGGCCCGGCTCCTTCTCGGAGCCGGGCACGCGGGCGAAACGCGGAACCTGACCGGCCCGGGCGCGATCGACCTTAAGGGAACCGCCGGAATCCTCGGCCGCGTCCGCGCCCGACCCATCGTCCGGCGGATCGTCCCCGTTGAAGACTACGTGTCCCGTGCGGTGGCCGCGGGGAAGACGGAAGAGTTTGCCCGGGAATGGGCCACCACGTATTTCGGGCTGGAGCGGGGCGAGTTCGGGAAGGTCGATCCGTTCCTCGGCGCGCTGGTCGGCCGCCCGTTGCGGACCCTCGAAGAGGTCCTGGCTCAAGCCGCTCACGACTGA
- a CDS encoding aldo/keto reductase, giving the protein MSHDRRPDGPVPPPRGGEPLIPLRPFGTTKATVSALGLGGHHLGDVPSVEEAIRIVHAAIDGGITFFDNCWEYYNGRTENWLGRALTGKRDRVFLMTKVCTHGRGKDLARKMLDESLRRLGTDHLDLWQVHAVSYDNDPDLAYARGGVIEALEEAKKAGKTRFVGFTGHKDPAIHLKMLRLGYPFDSVQMPLNPFDAGFAPLSFEHRVLPELLKRGIAPLGMKAMGGTAAAIKRGVLTGEEALRYAMSLPVAVTICGMETMDVLKKNLKIAQGFQSLAAEAMDAIRKKCAALAADGRYEPYKVSLKYDNPETRQPHGFPVEPENKEMKEMFKEAGAKPK; this is encoded by the coding sequence ATGAGTCACGACCGCCGACCGGACGGACCCGTCCCGCCGCCCAGGGGCGGTGAACCCCTCATCCCCCTGCGGCCCTTCGGCACGACCAAAGCGACCGTATCCGCGCTCGGCCTGGGCGGGCACCACCTGGGCGACGTCCCGTCCGTCGAGGAGGCGATCCGCATCGTCCACGCGGCCATCGACGGCGGCATCACGTTCTTCGACAACTGCTGGGAGTACTACAACGGGCGCACCGAGAACTGGCTCGGCCGGGCACTCACCGGCAAGCGGGACCGGGTGTTCCTGATGACGAAGGTCTGCACTCACGGCCGGGGCAAGGACCTGGCCCGCAAGATGCTCGACGAGTCGCTGCGCCGGCTCGGCACCGATCACCTCGACCTGTGGCAGGTGCACGCCGTCAGTTACGACAACGACCCCGACCTGGCGTACGCGAGGGGCGGGGTGATCGAGGCCCTTGAGGAGGCGAAGAAGGCCGGCAAGACCCGGTTCGTGGGGTTCACCGGTCACAAGGACCCGGCCATCCACCTGAAGATGCTCCGCCTGGGCTACCCGTTCGACAGCGTGCAGATGCCCCTGAACCCGTTCGATGCCGGGTTCGCGCCGCTCAGCTTCGAGCACCGGGTCCTGCCCGAGCTCCTCAAGCGCGGGATCGCCCCCCTGGGGATGAAGGCGATGGGCGGGACGGCGGCCGCGATCAAGCGGGGCGTCCTGACCGGCGAGGAGGCGCTGCGGTACGCGATGAGCCTGCCGGTCGCGGTCACCATCTGCGGGATGGAAACGATGGACGTGCTGAAGAAGAACCTGAAGATCGCACAGGGGTTTCAGTCGCTCGCGGCCGAAGCGATGGACGCGATCCGCAAGAAGTGTGCGGCCCTCGCGGCTGACGGGCGGTACGAGCCGTACAAGGTGTCCCTCAAGTACGACAACCCGGAGACGCGGCAGCCGCACGGGTTCCCGGTCGAGCCGGAGAACAAAGAAATGAAGGAGATGTTCAAGGAGGCCGGCGCGAAACCCAAATGA
- a CDS encoding FAD-dependent oxidoreductase translates to MNTDTRSIWALDDAARTAAPLAGDASCDVCVIGGGIAGLTTAYLLARDGKKVIVLDAKPRVAAGETEHTTAHLAWYLDDTFSHLASVRGDEVAKAAAASHRAAIDLIGEIARSERIACDFRQVDGHLFPGADGPDTLDQEEKTLTRLGLPFERTKLTFPGGRSSDCLRFPAHARFHPIKYLAALAAAIRARGGVIHTDTVVEKVRGGAPCRVTTAHGRTVTAGAAVIATNNPFEGGTVLHTKVASYTTYAVAIEVPKGSCGDGLWWDTEDPYHYVRVQPGGEGTEFDHLIVGGEDHKTGQAGDQPQRWDRLVAWAGERVPGAGAVRFHWSGQVFETADGLGLIGPAPWNGPNVFVITGDSGMGMTHGTLGARLVADLVLGRPNELATVYSPSRLTPAAARTLLGENLNAVAQFTDWLTGGDVKGADQIPPGHGAVVRRGLTKLAVYKDDRGQVTTLSAVCPHMGCLVRWNPGEATWDCPCHGSRFSATGTCLHGPSTSDLKKAD, encoded by the coding sequence GTGAACACGGATACCCGGTCGATCTGGGCGCTGGACGACGCGGCGCGCACGGCCGCCCCACTGGCGGGGGACGCCTCCTGCGACGTGTGCGTGATCGGCGGCGGGATCGCCGGGCTGACCACGGCCTACCTGTTGGCCCGGGACGGGAAGAAGGTGATCGTCCTGGACGCCAAACCGCGGGTCGCGGCCGGCGAAACCGAGCACACGACCGCCCACCTCGCGTGGTACCTGGACGACACGTTCTCGCACCTCGCGTCCGTGCGCGGGGACGAGGTGGCGAAGGCCGCAGCCGCCAGCCACCGGGCGGCCATCGACCTGATCGGCGAAATCGCTCGGTCCGAGCGCATCGCCTGTGACTTCCGGCAGGTGGACGGCCACCTCTTTCCGGGAGCGGACGGCCCCGACACCCTGGATCAGGAAGAGAAGACCCTGACGCGTCTCGGGCTCCCGTTCGAGCGCACGAAACTGACGTTTCCCGGGGGCCGGTCTTCGGATTGCTTGCGCTTCCCGGCCCACGCCCGCTTTCACCCGATCAAGTACCTGGCCGCACTGGCCGCCGCGATCCGCGCGCGGGGCGGCGTGATCCACACCGACACGGTGGTCGAGAAGGTCCGGGGCGGGGCCCCGTGTCGGGTCACGACCGCGCACGGGCGCACTGTGACGGCCGGGGCCGCGGTGATCGCCACGAACAACCCGTTCGAGGGCGGGACGGTCCTGCACACCAAAGTGGCCTCCTACACCACCTACGCAGTAGCGATCGAAGTGCCGAAGGGGTCCTGCGGGGACGGGTTGTGGTGGGACACGGAAGACCCGTACCACTACGTCCGCGTTCAACCCGGTGGGGAGGGAACGGAATTCGACCACCTCATCGTCGGGGGCGAGGACCACAAGACGGGCCAAGCGGGCGACCAACCGCAGCGCTGGGACCGACTCGTGGCGTGGGCCGGGGAGCGCGTTCCGGGCGCGGGGGCGGTCCGGTTCCACTGGTCCGGACAGGTGTTCGAGACGGCCGACGGGCTCGGGCTGATCGGCCCCGCCCCGTGGAACGGGCCGAACGTGTTCGTCATCACCGGGGACTCGGGAATGGGGATGACGCACGGCACACTCGGGGCGCGGCTGGTGGCCGACCTGGTGCTCGGCCGGCCGAACGAACTGGCCACCGTCTACTCGCCGTCCCGGCTGACGCCGGCCGCCGCACGGACCCTGCTCGGCGAGAACCTGAACGCGGTCGCGCAGTTCACGGACTGGCTGACCGGCGGCGACGTGAAGGGGGCCGACCAGATCCCCCCGGGCCACGGGGCGGTGGTCCGCCGCGGGCTCACCAAGCTGGCGGTTTACAAGGACGACCGGGGGCAGGTGACCACGCTCTCGGCGGTCTGCCCGCACATGGGTTGCCTGGTCCGCTGGAACCCGGGCGAGGCGACGTGGGACTGCCCGTGCCACGGGTCGCGGTTCAGTGCCACCGGGACGTGTCTGCACGGCCCGTCCACGAGCGACCTGAAGAAAGCGGACTGA
- a CDS encoding response regulator, which yields MADKKYRVLVVDDNRDSAESMADLLALSGFEVRTCFDGPAALTACETFRPEACLLDINMPGMDGYELARLLRARFAEHPPVFATMTAYGDHAHLERAVEAGFDLQFTKPVDSHEVTEQLGESVRKGEPVEDDRSVLRRLLARVFGQWSQRNEK from the coding sequence ATGGCCGACAAGAAGTACCGCGTCCTGGTCGTGGATGACAACCGTGATTCGGCCGAGTCGATGGCCGACCTCCTCGCCCTCTCCGGGTTCGAGGTGCGGACCTGTTTCGACGGTCCGGCCGCGCTGACGGCGTGCGAGACGTTCCGGCCCGAGGCCTGTCTGCTCGACATCAACATGCCGGGGATGGACGGCTACGAACTGGCCCGCCTGTTGCGCGCGCGGTTCGCGGAACACCCCCCGGTGTTCGCCACGATGACCGCGTACGGCGACCACGCCCACCTCGAGCGCGCCGTCGAGGCCGGATTCGATCTCCAGTTCACCAAGCCGGTCGATTCGCACGAGGTGACGGAGCAGTTGGGGGAGTCGGTCCGAAAGGGCGAACCGGTCGAGGACGACCGGTCGGTGCTGCGGCGGTTGCTCGCGCGGGTCTTTGGGCAGTGGTCGCAGCGGAACGAGAAGTAA